In the genome of Epinephelus lanceolatus isolate andai-2023 chromosome 18, ASM4190304v1, whole genome shotgun sequence, one region contains:
- the LOC117268163 gene encoding perforin-1-like, translating into MFLLNICIYASLMLSLPQCTHQSCTEGTPRQCVDAEFAPGTNLAGEGFDITKMERKGAFVLDMNRWKRKDKTCTLCSNPYLENKKQKLPLSVVDWRPKQSCNMKVASALHRSSESLVSSSTSSVDNSWQANLDVTVGEKSGKVMLAGTHSKLAEYSMEKTKNDKFSFTSLSMSCEYYSYRVSGTPKLHREFQKALKQLPRIYSPEYKQRFYKLIDNFGTHYITKVKLGGRVQSVTSIRQCQASLQGLSVEEVQMCLEAEASASIKAEAKAEVKHCQKDMDKMEMKTSFSGLFNDRFTEIKGGHTTEPDLLFSADKDPSAYKEWLNTLPQNPDIVSYSLDSLHELLPTNNPVRKNLRSAISHYILERGLWKNCSDHCQAGIKSDPRDTCVCQCHNDPAVNQDCCPTRKGMARVIITVQRASGLWGDHTTETDGYVKVSVNGIMVRRTPVIYNNNNPHWATIVDLGTQDLSSGNIVKFEVWDEDNKWDDDLLGQCEQSLSAGVKEDLCNLHHGQLFYKLAVKCAPSLSGATCKDYKPSPMSQSLKRLYVSRHAHPVPKAILLEMGVFVNETSSQRNQSPTQGFSCIENDKAADTVKFHGASSSPENSEWYRNGKQCFLGSVALGGFLSFLTAIAALRRYSGTVVIRTVHRESTTKTAKEEEKINLIWTAEKQGPVQFGAP; encoded by the exons ATGTTTCTCTTGAATATCTGCATCTATGCCAGCCTCATGCTGTCCCTCCCTCAGTGTACACATCAGTCATGCACAGAGGGGACACCCAGGCAGTGTGTAGATGCAGAATTTGCTCCAGGTACCAATTTGGCCGGGGAAGGCTTTGATATCACCAAAATGGAACGTAAGGGGGCCTTTGTGCTTGACATGAATAGGTGGAAACGCAAGGACAAAACATGCACCCTGTGCAGCAACCCCTATCTGGAGAACAAAAAGCAAAAGCTCCCCTTGTCAGTGGTGGACTGGAGACCAAAGCAGTCCTGCAACATGAAAGTAGCCAGTGCGCTCCACCGGTCCAGTGAGTCCCTGGTCAGTTCCAGTACCTCTTCTGTGGATAACAGCTGGCAGGCCAATCTAGATGTTACTGTAGGTGAAAAAAGTGGCAAAGTGATGCTAGCTGGTACCCATTCTAAACTGGCTGAATACTccatggaaaaaacaaaaaatgacaagTTCAGCTTCACAAGCCTCAGCATGTCCTGTGagtactacag CTACAGAGTGTCCGGCACTCCCAAGTTGCACAGAGAATTTCAAAAAGCACTGAAACAGCTCCCCAGAATCTACAGCCCTGAATACAAGCAACGTTTTTACAAACTTATTGACAACTTCGGCACCCATTACATCACCAAG GTGAAGTTGGGAGGAAGAGTTCAATCTGTGACCAGCATCAGGCAGTGCCAGGCCAGCCTGCAGGGCCTCAGTGTGGAGGAGGTGCAGATGTGCTTGGAAGCTGAGGCGTCAGCCAGCATCAAAGCTGAAGCAAAAGCAGAAGTAAAACACTGCCAGAAGGACATGGACAAGATGGAAATGAAGACATCCTTCTCCGGCCTCTTCAACGACAG GTTCACAGAAATAAAGGGGGGCCATACCACGGAGCCGGACCTTCTATTCTCTGCTGACAAGGATCCATCAGCCTACAAAGAATGGCTGAACACACTACCACAGAATCCAGACATAGTCTCATACTCCCTGGACTCACTGCATGAGTTACTGCCTACTAACAACCCTGTCCGCAAGAACTTGCGCTCAGCCATTAGCCATTACATCCTGGAAAGGGGTCTGTGGAAGAACTGCAGTGACCACTGTCAGGCCGGCATCAAGAGTGACCCACGAGATACCTGTGTCTGCCAATGCCACAATGATCCTGCTGTAAACCAAGACTGCTGCCCAACCCGTAAGGGTATGGCGCGGGTCATCATAACTGTACAACGGGCCTCTGGTCTGTGGGGAGACCACACCACAGAAACGGACGGCTATGTGAAGGTGTCCGTCAATGGGATAATGGTCCGGCGTACTCCTGTCatttacaacaacaataatCCACATTGGGCCACGATTGTCGACCTGGGCACCCAGGATTTGTCTTCAGGAAATATAGTGAAATTTGAAGTGTGGGATGAGGACAACAAGTGGGACGACGACCTGCTGGGACAATGTGAGCAATCTCTGTCTGCTGGAGTCAAAGAGGATCTCTGCAACCTGCATCATGGCCAGCTGTTCTACAAATTGGCGGTGAAATGTGCTCCAAGTCTGAGTGGAGCTACATGCAAAGATTATAAACCTTCACCTATGAGTCAAAGTCTGAAAAGGTTGTATGTGTCCCGTCATGCACATCCTGTTCCAAAGGCCATCCTCTTAGAGatgggtgtgtttgtgaatgaaacAAGTTCACAGAGAAACCAGAGTCCTACTCAAGGTTTTTCCTGCATTGAGAATGACAAGGCGGCTGACACTGTCAAATTTCATGGTGCCTCCAGCTCTCCAGAAAACTCTGAATGGTATCGCAATGGAAAACAGTGTTTTCTGGGAAGTGTTGCGCTTGGTGGATTTCTATCATTTCTAACTGCAATCGCAGCATTACGCCGATATAGTGGCACTGTCGTAATTCGCACAGTCCACCGGGAAAGCACCACCAAAACTgcaaaagaggaagaaaagatcAATCTGATTTGGACTGCAGAAAAGCAGGGGCCAGTCCAGTTCGGTGCGCCATAG